In Deltaproteobacteria bacterium, the DNA window GGGATTACCGGATAGGAATTTATTATCCTATTTTTCATATTGCCGCCCAGGGAAATGTTTTGTCCGCCCACGTCATCGGTGGAACGGCGGTGATGACCCGGTCTCCGGATCCAGAACTCATTGTGGAAACTATGACCAAGGAAAAATTGACCAGCATCTATGGGGGACCGGTCGATTATGCCCGGATCGTCGAGATCTATGAAAAAAATCCAGGGCGGTATGCGACTCAGTACCTCAGGACCTGTCCCTATGGGTGGGGATCGCTTCCTCCACAAACAGACCAAAAAATGAGAAGGATTTTTAGAGAAGATCTGATTATCCTCAGTTACGACGGGCAAACCGAGTGCGTCTATGATACCCGGGGATGGCACCATAAATTCTATGAGGTCTATAAAAAAGCCTCCCCGGCCTCGAATTACCTGGGCGTTTCTCACCCTTTTTATGCCACTCGAATCGTTGACGAAGACATGAAAACTTGTCCTCCCCGTTTGACCGGGGAAAAGGTGATGCGGTCTCCGGTTATGATGGCCGGATATTATCTGGATGAAGAGGCCACTCAAAAGGCCTTAAAAGGGGGCTGGTTGCATAGCGGCGATGCCGCCCAATATGATGAAAATAACTATATGATTTTGGTGGACCGGTTCAAGGATGTCATTAAATCCGGGGGGGAAAATGTTTCCAGCATGCGGGTGGAAAATACGATAGCTATTCATTCTAAAGTGGAGAATGTGGCGGTATTTGGAGTGCCCCATAAACGCTGGGGCGAAGGGGTAGTAGCCGCGGTTATAAAAAAACCCGGAGAAGATATTGATGAGAAAGAATTGATCGATTTCTGTCGATCGAAGCTGGCCGGATTTGAAACCCCCAAGCGGGTGGTCTTTGTCGATCAATTGCCGATATCCATAGGGACCAAAATCAAAAAATATGAGTTGCGGGAGAAGTACAAAGATCTGTTTAAGGTGGAAGAAGACGCTTCAGGGGAAGGGCACCACGAAGGATGAAAATGTGTTTTTCCGGTCCTTGAAACCTGC includes these proteins:
- a CDS encoding AMP-binding protein — encoded protein: MKMDVTSLYNRRADHRWDRVAVGDMLERMTWSCPDKEALISWEGAYADEENRRLTYRQLDEKANRFANALLERKLERGDRVLMFASNSAEYYIAQIGAAKAGVVMVPVNVMIAPDVIGHIIRQTKPKFSLVDDLLFPRAEKAFKENGLEVGVTIPMAGEIIPGSQSFNHFIGGSSVKEPEVTIHGDDIVEILYTSGTTSLPKGVLISHIYLYFSALSHAMTMSRGAGVSTEWDYRIGIYYPIFHIAAQGNVLSAHVIGGTAVMTRSPDPELIVETMTKEKLTSIYGGPVDYARIVEIYEKNPGRYATQYLRTCPYGWGSLPPQTDQKMRRIFREDLIILSYDGQTECVYDTRGWHHKFYEVYKKASPASNYLGVSHPFYATRIVDEDMKTCPPRLTGEKVMRSPVMMAGYYLDEEATQKALKGGWLHSGDAAQYDENNYMILVDRFKDVIKSGGENVSSMRVENTIAIHSKVENVAVFGVPHKRWGEGVVAAVIKKPGEDIDEKELIDFCRSKLAGFETPKRVVFVDQLPISIGTKIKKYELREKYKDLFKVEEDASGEGHHEG